One part of the Verrucomicrobiota bacterium genome encodes these proteins:
- a CDS encoding aspartate-semialdehyde dehydrogenase: protein MSSPKHIAIVGATGAVGIEMIRVLERRNYPVASLRLLASPRSAGKSLEFRGEEIMVEPLTEMSFEGIDIALFSAGGGISKEFAPHAVKAGAIVVDNSSAFRLDPEVPLVVPEINAADAASHSGILANPNCTTAITLLAVYPLHQAFGLKKVIASSYQAVSGTGARAIEELREQVEAISEGRPVTKEVYPHQIAFNVLPHVDSFLEDGYTREEMKMQNEGRRIMHLPHFTASVTCVRVPVYRAHSVAVTAEFEKPISLEKARKVLMAAPGIILHDDPSKAIYPMPIECSGEDDCRVGRLRLDCALPNALTFWVSGDQLLKGAALNAVQIAELL, encoded by the coding sequence ATCTCCTCTCCCAAGCACATTGCCATCGTCGGGGCCACCGGCGCTGTTGGCATCGAGATGATAAGGGTTCTGGAGAGACGGAACTATCCCGTCGCTTCCCTGCGCCTGCTTGCGTCACCCCGTTCTGCCGGTAAGAGCCTGGAGTTCCGCGGCGAAGAAATCATGGTTGAGCCGCTCACCGAAATGAGCTTTGAGGGAATCGACATAGCGCTTTTCAGTGCCGGGGGAGGGATCTCCAAGGAGTTCGCGCCTCATGCGGTAAAGGCCGGCGCGATCGTCGTGGATAATTCCTCGGCATTCCGGCTGGACCCGGAGGTTCCGTTGGTCGTTCCGGAGATCAATGCCGCCGATGCTGCCTCTCATTCAGGGATTTTGGCTAATCCGAACTGCACCACCGCAATCACGCTGTTGGCGGTTTATCCCCTGCATCAGGCCTTTGGACTGAAGAAGGTCATTGCTTCAAGCTATCAGGCCGTCTCCGGCACGGGAGCCCGTGCCATCGAAGAACTCCGCGAGCAGGTCGAGGCGATCTCCGAGGGTCGCCCTGTTACCAAGGAGGTCTATCCCCACCAGATCGCCTTCAATGTCCTTCCTCATGTCGATTCGTTCCTGGAGGATGGCTACACACGCGAGGAAATGAAGATGCAGAATGAGGGTCGCCGGATCATGCACCTCCCTCACTTCACAGCATCGGTGACCTGCGTCCGGGTTCCTGTCTACCGCGCCCACTCGGTGGCGGTAACCGCCGAATTCGAGAAGCCCATCTCGCTTGAGAAAGCTCGTAAGGTTCTCATGGCTGCACCGGGTATTATTCTGCATGACGATCCTTCCAAGGCGATCTACCCGATGCCGATCGAGTGCAGTGGGGAAGATGACTGCCGAGTGGGAAGGCTTCGTCTTGATTGTGCCCTGCCGAATGCCCTGACATTCTGGGTGAGCGGGGATCAACTCCTGAAGGGGGCGGCTCTGAATGCCGTCCAGATCGCCGAGTTGCTCTAA